tggggaggctgaaacatggtctctctctctactgatgaggctgaaacatggtctctgacggtctCTCCTCTACTGgggaggctgaaacatggtctctctctctactgatgaggctgaaacatggtctctgacagtctctctctctactgatgaggctgaaacatggtctctgacagtctctctctctacctgcattTGAAGTCACAGGATCCAGTCCTCAGCAGCACGTTGTTAGATGCCAGTCCAGACTGAGGACGGTGAATGATCGTCCTGTCTAGTccccacctgacacacacacacacacacatttaaagagtcagtcctgtctagtcctctcAAGTCTAGCCCTCACCAGTCGTTATCAGACTGATAtgagtcagtcctgtctagtcctcacCAGTCGTTATCAGACTGATAtgagtcagtcctgtctagtcctcacCAGTCGTTATCAGACTCGAAGTAACAGACTGATAtgagtcagtcctgtctagtcctcacCAGTCGTTATCAGACTGATAtgagtcagtcctgtctagtcctcacCAGTCGTTATCAGACTGATAtgagtcagtcctgtctagtcctcacCAGTCGTTATCAGACTGATAtgagtcagtcctgtctagtcctcacCAGTCGTTATCAGACTGATAtgagtcagtcctgtctagtcctcacCAGTCGTTATCAGACTGATAtgagtcagtcctgtctagtcctcacCAGTCGTTATCAGACTGATAtgagtcagtcctgtctagtcctcacCAGTCGTTATCAGACTGATAtgagtcagtcctgtctagtcctcacCAGTCGTTATCAGACTGATAtgagtcagtcctgtctagtcctcacCAGTCGTTATCAGACTGATAtgagtcagtcctgtctagtcctcacCAGTCGTTATCAGACTCGAAGTAACAGACTGATAtgagtcagtcctgtctagtcctcacCAGTCGTTATCAGACTCGAAGTAACAGACTGATATGAGTCTGGCTCCGCTGCCCACAGCGAACTTGTTCTCCAGAGGAGACCACTTGACGAAGGTCGCAGCTCGGTTGATTCTCAGGATGACCAGCGTGGGCTTCCAGACGCCGTCCTTCAGGGACCAGACGTAGGCGTTACGATCCGCCCCACACGTCACGATACGGTCGGACTTAGGAGCCCAGTCGATacctggagagggagggggtcaatgtaaaaCCTCTGAAAAACATCATCATCAATGTCCAgacgttgtttaaaaaaaaaatgtgttttaatctATTCCTGTGATGTCATTTCCCTGTACCTAGTCTACCTGTGATGTGTCCATTGTGCTCCTTCAGGCTCATGACTCTTCACCCACTGGTTACCGCCTCTGATAGATGTGAACCTCATGGTTGTTGGGACTGATGGCGATTCtacagggagagaagaagaagaggaggaagaggaagaagaagaggaggaagaggaagaagaagaggaggaagaggaagaagaagaggaagaagaggaggaggaagaagaagaagaggaagaagaggaag
This genomic window from Oncorhynchus nerka isolate Pitt River unplaced genomic scaffold, Oner_Uvic_2.0 unplaced_scaffold_4207, whole genome shotgun sequence contains:
- the LOC135566558 gene encoding LOW QUALITY PROTEIN: actin-related protein 2/3 complex subunit 1A-B-like (The sequence of the model RefSeq protein was modified relative to this genomic sequence to represent the inferred CDS: inserted 2 bases in 1 codon; deleted 1 base in 1 codon), with protein sequence IAISPNNHEVHIYQRXGNQWVKSHELKEHNGHITGIDWAPKSDRIVTCGADRNAYVWSLKDGVWKPTLVILRINRAATFVKWSPLENKFAVGSGARLISVCYFESDNDW